A single Glycine soja cultivar W05 chromosome 14, ASM419377v2, whole genome shotgun sequence DNA region contains:
- the LOC114383857 gene encoding uncharacterized protein LOC114383857, protein MGGWVRFLGGGVAVLVQHSNNEGRECLLATVDLDVPEGCLIEHRDDNLDKSSVGGCSCSGVLPLFTSSVLVVGHCVIFFQIMVRTRGLGQALGRAIGKVLGRRDASEDDAPQRRRPTASARRQRQQERVVEDPSTATEELIDEQLEAPVEESVIDVEGFSGGPHDTSVLTYFENHIALRVWNGEEHPELKLSSHGRKMAKFGRPALEIEGLVAASGLSPLIAWAFHSFELLHVDDAVEMLVELLEVSAAKVRPKMIQCRGSYVRLSWLRDVYELKIESAKHVHMVFLDALRDLTQSRGYAWGAAALVHMYDNLNDTSKSTVRQLVGYITLLQCWIYEQFSSVSFTVPAEDYDEKRQRACRWTSGKALPISTYRRRMDRLTPDAVCWSPYGDHRSFREFEVISLFFGHFKWGPLAVIHRPERVVQQFGYIQTIPPHPIASSLSIEEINDRRMQFGEYIAPVGQLCAIPDHYSPDYMDWFYMISHPFMSLAQPRDPPRVPLVQQYEEFVEPYMYQQSMAAAASNEADVDVHHLRHAMDDFVAIADKLGKLLNLRILIEGTEAYTVVEECVGIARHYIGQSTVGHRSRRRRRTNDH, encoded by the exons ATGGGTGGGTGGGTTCGATTCCTTGGTGGTGGCGTGGCTGTCCTTGTGCAGCATAGCAACAATGAGGGTAGAGAGTGCCTTCTTGCTACAGTGGATCTGGATGTCCCTGAGGGGTGTCTAATCGAGCACCGTGATGACAATCTTGACAAG TCTTCCGTTGGTGGTTGTTCCTGTTCCGGTGTTCTTCCGCTGTTCACTTCTTCAGTTCTTGTTGTTGGTCATTGTGTAATCTTCTTCCAG ATAATGGTTAGAACTAGAGGTCTTGGTCAGGCTTTAGGCCGAGCAATAGGAAAAGTCTTGGGGAGGAGAGACGCGAGTGAGGATGATGCCCCTCAACGGCGAAGGCCGACTGCATCAGCCCGTAGACAGCGACAACAAGAGCGTGTTGTCGAGGACCCTTCTACGGCCACGGAGGAATTGATCGACGAGCAGCTAGAAGCACCTGTTGAAGAAAGTGTTATTGATGTTGAGGGTTTTTCAGGTGGACCCCATGACACATCAGTTCTCACATATTTTGAAAATCACATTGCTTTGAGAGTTTGGAATGGAGag gaacaTCCTGAGTTGAAGCTATCTTCCCATGGAAGGAAGATGGCTAAGTTCGGGAGGCCTGCTCTAGAGATTGAAGGCCTTGTGGCAGCCAGTGGACTAAGTCCTTTGATCGCTT GGGCGTTCCACAGCTTCGAGCTACTTCATGTCGACGACGCTGTCGAAATGTTGGTGGAATTGCTCGAGGTCAGCGCTGCAAAGGTGAGACCTAAGATGATTCAGTGCCGTGGCTCTTATGTTCGACTATCGTGGTTGCGCGACGTGTATGAGTTGAAGATCGAG AGTGCCAAACACGTGCACATGGTATTCTTGGATGCACTGCGTGACTTGACACAGAGTAGAGGTTACGCTTGGGGCGCTGCTGCACTTGTGCACatgtatgataatttaaatgACACATCCAAGAGCACTGTGAGACAGCTTGTAGGATATATCACTCTATTACAG tgTTGGATCTATGAGCAATTTTCGTCTGTTAGTTTCACTGTTCCTGCCGAGGATTACGATGAGAAGAGACAGCGTGCATGTCGATGGACCTCTGGCAAGGCACTGCCCATTTCCACGTATCGGAGGCGTATGGATAGACTGACCCCTGATGCGGTGTGCTGGAGTCCGTACGGTGACCACCGCTCATTTAGAGAATTTGAGGTCATCTCATTATTTTTCGGCCATTTCAAATGGGGCCCCTTGGCTGTCATTCACCGACCAGAGAGGGTTGTACAACAGTTTGGCTACATCCAGACTATTCCGCCACATCCTATTGCATCTTCACTCTCTATTGAAGAAATTAATGATAGACGGATGCAGTTTGGTGAGTACATTGCACCTGTAGGGCAATTATGTGCAATTCCTGACCACTATTCTCCAGATTACATGGATTGGTTTTACATGATCTCGCACCCATTCATGAGTCTAGCACAGCCAAGGGATCCTCCTAGAGTTCCGTTGGTTCAGCAATATGAAGAATTTGTTGAACCATATATGTATCAGCAATCGATGGCAGCAGCGGCATCTAATGAGGCAGACGTTGATGTGCATCATCTTCGACATGCAatg GATGACTTTGTAGCAATTGCTGATAAGTTGGGCAAGCTACTGAACCTAAGGATCTTGATCGAAGGAACAGAAGCCTATACTGTTGTTGAAGAATGTGTGGGCATCGCAAGACACTATATTGGTCAATCAACTGTAGGTCACAGATCGAGGCGTCGACGACGTACGAATGATCATtga